GGTGGACCTGGCTGAGAGGTAGGTCGCCATCGATCTTGAGCCTGATGTCGATTCCGtcctcgaggagacgacctGCTTCGCgggccttcttggtgttggcGGCGGAATGGTGGACAGGGCTGTGCCGGCTGGTGAAGACGACGCAGGAGGCGTGGCAGAAGTGGAGGGGTTCCACGGACGGCGCGGACGCTTGCCGCTCGCGCTCCGAGAAGCCACCTCGGCGCCTGCCTTCTCAGGTGGAGGTGTCGCCGGGTCCGGGCGGGAGGGACGGTTGGCCGTGTCGGAGACCGCGCCTGAGCGGAGAGCCGGGTCTTCGGCCTCGAGGAGGAGGGTGGCGGAGCGGAGAGAAGCTTCGTGGGCAGATGAGACGCCCTTGCCCTTGCCGGCGTCGTCTGCGGCCCCGAACAGGGGGCGGATCAGATTGCGACGGCCGCGACGCTTGCCGGTGTCCGAGCCCGCGGCGAGGGCTCCGGTGGTGGAGTCCGGCGCGACGACTCTGGTGCCCGAGTCCGCGGCGAGGGCTTCGGTGATGGAGTCCGCGGCGAGGGCTCCGGTGGCGGAGTCCGCGGCGACGACTCTGGTGCCCGAGTCCGCGGCGAGGGCTTCGGTGATGGAGTCCGCGGCGAGGGCTCCGGGGGCTCCGGTGGCGGAGTCCGTGGCGACGACTCCGGTGGTGGAGTCGCCGGTTGTGGTGGAATGGGGAGCTCGGATATCCCCCATGAGGACCGACCGTGAGCAgggttttccttttccctGGCGGCGGGGCGCTCTCGGCGAGGAAGTATGGGGGATTTTCTCGCGGCGGTGCGCTCTTGGGCCGGAATGGGGAAGGAGGATTTGAAGAAATTTCCTGGTCCCGTTGCCTTTTGATTGACTGTTGTGCgtatttaaataaatttgcGACAAACAATTTGGATCGGCGAGagtaaaaatatttgggtAGAACAAAATCACTAGTCTGATCACTCAAAGATCGAGG
This is a stretch of genomic DNA from Brachypodium distachyon strain Bd21 chromosome 1, Brachypodium_distachyon_v3.0, whole genome shotgun sequence. It encodes these proteins:
- the LOC104581654 gene encoding predicted GPI-anchored protein 23, with translation MGDIRAPHSTTTGDSTTGVVATDSATGAPGALAADSITEALAADSGTRVVAADSATGALAADSITEALAADSGTRVVAPDSTTGALAAGSDTGKRRGRRNLIRPLFGAADDAGKGKGVSSAHEASLRSATLLLEAEDPALRSGAVSDTANRPSRPDPATPPPEKAGAEVASRSASGKRPRRPWNPSTSATPPASSSPAGTALSTIPPPTPRRPAKQVVSSRTESTSGSRSMATYLSARSTRSQMPFRGPSAAPHSRPANGVHLLRRSPTMRPPLPTSGSTKTPSCLFMMQEKLYRNLSIATAPSLASRTGTG